A stretch of the Xiphias gladius isolate SHS-SW01 ecotype Sanya breed wild chromosome 19, ASM1685928v1, whole genome shotgun sequence genome encodes the following:
- the trpm6 gene encoding transient receptor potential cation channel subfamily M member 6 isoform X2 yields the protein MSFTEKSRKSWIEETFFKRECVKFIPSSRDLHRCIPVCQVCQNLIRCCCGRLIGEHSWQDSLPPISLCPGPGQVVDEEWSIETHTRASPTNAYGTVDFQDTATRVCRAKYVRVAVDSKAEVLLQLMLREWQMERPKLLLTVQGGSENFTLPPKVKQAFSKGLITAALSTGAWILTDGINTGVSKYVGEAVKSFGGHNLRKRNTIGITPWGVIDNNMDLIGRDVFRPYQPLGNPLIKRACLNGFHSHFLLVDDGTLGKHGCQQGLRRKLEKHIQLQKIHPRLNQGVPVVCVVVEGGPVIVSTVLDYVSNVPPVPVLVFEGSGRAADLLAFLHKQTAVDRQLDADIKEDFLVRIGDVFGVDRAEASHLYTLFLQCMDHRQSITIFDSESEDQMAPDAAILTTTLKGTKASPAEQLSMALVWDRADIAQKDVLVYGQHWQVGSLEQAMLDALVMDRVSFVKLLIDNGMTMSRFLTVDRLEELYNTPQGQTDHFLHHLAEDAKQTSLPVGYRLSLIDMGLVIEYLIGGAYRSTYTRKYFRTAYSRLQDKEGRRNSSTSLSKQRRRLIPNSSRGRSLQDLHFFRTAQPYRRKEQDVSPGSSREITLSPGLGDAPLLVPFNFNDLFVWAVLQQRQQMALFLWQHGEEALARATVACKLYRSMAFEARQSNMDDNIAERFKAYSLEFGQLAVDVLDGAFRQNEQMAMKLLTSEMEAWSHFTCLQMAVSSCHRPFVSHSCTQTLLTDLWTGPLNMRKNSFLKIIVSLLLPPAILLLEFKSKAEMCHVPQSHEAMLFGLDSVKSVPAFEGTDHTDAERGLSFHDKCLGPLSETVSSVTMQCLSWITRLYEFYTAPVVKFWFHTMFYLAFLMLFSYVVLVKMGDQPSVQEWLVITYILSTAMEKTREVLMSEPRKLSHKLKIWFSEYWNKSDFIAILLFLAGLGLRWHADPYRTAGRITYCLDIIFWFIRVTDLLAVNQHAGPYLTMITKMTSNMFFIVVMMAIVLLSFGVSRKAILSPDEEPSWSLARDVVFQPYWMIFGEVYATEIDPCDDGNPCPPASFLTPFLQAVYMFFQYIIMVNILIAFFNNIYFDMASTSNKLWKYNRYRYIMTYQERPWLPPPLILLSHMTLGLTAIYRRFSGDAEREERGSGLKLYLGHEDRKRLHEFEEKCVQAYFHEKSEGLHSSQINRIRATAERAEEMCMMVVEVSEKVIFIQDSLSELDCQLGQLQDLSALAVDTLTLLSASDSLHQEEARLAQCQPVTASQHILPHSWTLPHRSGADCDVLNIRRLMAKSCKSTNPSLLKGNTLAASRLASQECHVGARGSRGGKQEHAEEGEEGAKEDSQSATVDHPNENWLGVFRPASHASLPHFYGVHLGGFRDQTPCESCGTSRCGCPLSHRGLESPHHKLWTCDPYLYPSQEETSMEEEEEGKEEEEEEEEEEQEGERTQEQLSNIEVSRASSKAVLLSDPRDISEGLVNPAFSQDNSQPSSRSRSSSQRGRPLKSPRWACLPRDRPYGCCRSLSSSVENMTFSGAPLSPMRGSHPSLNEPMNKDSLSGGRGIRDATSLQCSRSREWSKSSDFNQVLDSRGKAQSRKTVKILESSPDTVPMQSHLLDAGWRRQRWLRGEPTCWSASTSLSQLNFEPMDLLQKQVFSHQDVWSPTHSAWNSWARSMSRRSPLQSGIAAEAKSSSIQSTENLYPHYSAMERNNLMRLAHTIPFTPVSILGGEEVSIYSLEEVPSDADPESSTVSSWSSRGLSAMLQPLSSEEGSLDGGLRLGCRVLCTWAEGDVLRPGLVYVVKAFRPEVVRAWQRYFHGSTALQLCLREIQQQRAAQKMMQVFNHVKPDDMQYSPRFLDVSLVLWHSNGQWLTIERNMSGDFRKYNNNTGEEITPCCSLEEVLLSFSHWTYEYSSRELLVLDIQGVGEELTDPTVIMADDQSGSRGEMLFGPDNLGDAAINGFLQKHSCSACCRRLGLEDLRKRLDSCENGSEAEQTSGKEEQGADETV from the exons ATGAGCTTCACTGAGAAG TCACGAAAGTCTTGGATTGAGGAGACTTTCTtcaagagagagtgtgtgaagtTTATCCCTTCCTCTCGGGACCTACACAG atgtaTTCCAGTATGTCAAGTATGCCAAAACTTGATCAG ATGTTGTTGTGGCCGCCTGATAGGGGAGCACTCTTGGCAAGACTCGCTTCCTCCTATATCCCTCTGTCCTGGTCCTGGACAGGTCGTGGATGAGGAATGGTCCATAGAGACCCATACCAGAGCCAGTCCCACCAATGCCTATGGGACCGTAGACTTTCAAGATACTGCCACACGCGTCTGCCGGGCCAAG TATGTTCGTGTGGCTGTGGACTCAAAGGCAGAGGTGCTGCTCCAACTGATGCTGAGGGAGTGGCAGATGGAGAGACCCAAGCTTCTGCTGACCGTCCAGGGAGGCTCAGAAAACTTCACCCTGCCCCCTAAAGTCAAGCAGGCCTTCAGCAAAGGACTGATCACTGCTGCCCTCAGCACAGGGGCATGGATACTCACTGATGGCATTAATACAG GTGTGTCTAAGTATGTAGGTGAGGCAGTGAAATCCTTCGGGGGCCATAACCTAAGGAAGCGAAACACAATCGGCATCACACCGTGGGGTGTGATTGACAACAACATGGACCTTATAGGCAGAGAT GTCTTCAGGCCCTACCAGCCACTGGGGAACCCTTTGATCAAGAGGGCCTGTCTTAATGGTTTCCACTCCCACTTTCTGTTGGTGGATGATGGAACGCTGGGAAAACATGGCTGCCAACAAGGCCTCAGGAGGAAGCTGGAGAAACACATCCAACTACAGAAGATACACCCGC GACTGAACCAAGGAGTgcctgtggtgtgtgtggtggtggagggaggcCCTGTTATTGTGTCCACAGTGTTGGACTATGTTAGCAATGTGCCCCCTGTGCCGGTGTTGGTGTTTGAGGGCTCGGGCAGGGCTGCTGACCTGCTCGCCTTCTTACACAAGCAGACAGCTGTTGACAG GCAGTTGGATGCAGACATTAAAGAGGACTTCCTCGTCAGGATTGGAGATGTGTTTGGGGTAGACAGAGCAGAGGCCTCTCACCTCTACACTCTCTTCCTGCAGTGCATGGATCACAGACAGTCT ATAACCATCTTTGATTCAGAGTCGGAGGACCAGATGGCGCCTGATGCAGCCATTTTGACAACCACACTTAAGg GCACCAAAGCCAGCCCTGCAGAGCAGCTAAGTATGGCTCTTGTCTGGGACAGGGCTGACATTGCACAGAAAGACGTCCTGGTGTACGGACAGCATTGGCAG GTGGGTTCCTTGGAGCAAGCCATGCTGGATGCTCTGGTGATGGACCGCGTcagttttgtcaaactactgaTTGACAATGGCATGACTATGAGTCGCTTCCTCACTGTGGATCGCCTCGAAGAGCTCTACAACACG CCACAGGGACAGACGGATCATTTTCTGCACCATCTTGCTGAAGATGCAAAACAG acTTCTCTTCCCGTAGGTTACCGTCTTTCTCTTATTGACATGGGCCTGGTGATAGAGTATCTCATAGGAGGAGCGTACCGCAGCACTTACACACGGAAATACTTCAGAACTGCCTACAGTCGCCTGCAAGACAAA GAGGGAAGACGGAACAGTTCCACCTCTTTGTCTAAACAGAGACGGAGATTAATACCAAACTCTTCAAGGGGCAGGAGTCTCCAGGACCTGCATTTCTTTAGAACTGCTCAGCCCTACAGACGCAAG GAGCAAGATGTGTCACCCGGGAGCAGTCGAGAGATCACGTTAAGCCCTGGCCTTGGTGATGCTCCATTGCTGGTTCCCTTCAACTTCAACGACCTGTTTGTGTGGGCCGTGCTTCAACAGCGGCAGCAGATGGCACTGTTCCTGTGGCAACACGGCGAGGAAGCGCTGGCACGTGCCACAGTTGCCTGTAAGCTTTACCGCTCCATGGCCTTCGAGGCACGGCAGAGTAACATGGATGACAACATTGCAGAGCGATTCAAGGCATATtcact TGAGTTTGGTCAGCTGGCGGTGGACGTGTTAGACGGTGCATTTCGTCAGAACGAGCAGATGGCCATGAAGCTGTTGACTTCAGAGATGGAGGCATGGAGCCACTTCACCTGTCTGCAAATGGCTGTCTCCTCATGTCACAGACCATTTGTCTCACACTCCTGCACCCAGACCCTCCTCACAGATCTCTGGACTGGACCGCTCAACATGAGAAAAAACTCCTTTTTGAAG ATAATTGTGAGCCTTCTTCTGCCCCCTGCCATCTTGCTACTGGAGTTTAAAAGCAAAGCTGAAATGTGCCATGTACCACAGTCCCATGAGGCAATGCTGTTTGGTCTTGACTCTGTGAAGTCAGTACCAGCCTTCGAGGGAACTGATCACACG GATGCAGAGAGAGGCCTGTCTTTCCATGACAAATGTCTTGGGCCATTGTCAGAAACTGTGTCCTCTGTGACCATGCAGTGTCTTTCCTGGATCACAAGACTCTATGAATTCTACACAGCTCCTGTTGTCAAGTTCTGGTTTCACACA ATGTTCTACTTGGCCTTTCTGATGTTATTCTCCTATGTCGTCCTGGTGAAGATGGGGGATCAACCCAGTGTTCAGGAGTGGCTGGTCATAACGTACATCTTGTCCACTGCAATGGAGAAAACCAGAGAG GTACTAATGTCTGAGCCAAGGAAGCTGAGCCACAAGCTGAAGATTTGGTTCTCAGAGTACTGGAACAAGTCAGATTTCATTGCCATTCTGCTCTTCCTGGCTGGACTGGGACTGCGCTGGCATGCTGATCCCTACCGGACAGCAGGGCGCATCACTTACTGTCTGGACATCATCTTCTGGTTCATCAGGGTAACAGATCTGCTAGCTGTCAATCAGCATGCTGGTCCTTACCTCACCATGATCACTAAGATG ACCAGTAACATGTTCTTCATCGTGGTGATGATGGCAATAGTGCTATTGAGCTTCGGGGTGTCAAGGAAGGCAATCCTGTCACCAGATGAGGAGCCATCCTGGAGCCTTGCTCGAGATGTAGTCTTCCAGCCCTACTGGATGATCTTTGGAGAGGTCTACGCAACAGAGATAGATC cATGTGATGATGGTAATCCATGTCCTCCTGCTTCATTTCTTACGCCATTCCTCCAGGCTGTCTATATGTTCTTCCAGTATATCATCATGGTCAACATTCTAATCGCATTTTTTAA CAACATCTACTTTGACATGGCATCAACATCCAATAAACTGTGGAAGTACAACCGTTATCGCTACATAATGACCTATCAGGAGAGGCCATGGTTGCCTCCCCCCCTTATCCTCCTCAGTCACATGACCCTGGGTTTGACAGCCATCTACAGGAGATTTAGTGGAGATGCTGAGCGTGAGGAGAGAGGTTCTGGACTTA AGCTCTACCTGGGCCATGAGGATCGTAAGAGGCTCCATGAGTTTGAGGAGAAATGTGTACAGGCCTACTTCCATGAGAAGAGTGAAGGTCTCCACAGCAGTCAAATTAACAGGATCAGAGCCACAGCTGAGAG AGCAGAGGAGATGTgcatgatggtggtggaggtcTCAGAGAAGGTCATCTTCATTCAGGACAGCCTGTCAGAGTTGGACTGTCAGCTAGGTCAACTCCAGGACCTGTCGGCACTGGCTGTGGACACCCTCACCTTGCTCTCTGCTTCTGACAGCCTACATCAGGAGGAGGCACGTCTGGCTCAGTGTCAACCCGTCACAGCTTCCCAGCACATCCTTCCTCACAGCTGGACCCTCCCGCACAGAAGTGGAGCAGACTGTGATGTACTTAATATACGAAGGCTGATGGCCAAGTCTTGTAAAAGTACCAACCCTTCGTTGCTGAAGGGCAATACTCTGGCAGCAAGTAGACTGGCATCACAGGAGTGCCATGTTGGAGCCAGGGGGAGCAGGGGAGGAAAACAAGAACACgctgaagagggagaggaaggggcaAAGGAG GATTCACAGTCTGCTACTGTTGACCATCCCAATGAGAACTGGCTTGGGGTTTTTAGACCTGCATCCCATGCGTCCCTCCCTCACTTTTATGGAGTTCATCTTGGGGGTTTCAGGGATCAGACACCTTGTGAGTCCTGTGGTACATCACGCTGTGGGTGTCCTCTTTCTCACAGAGGGTTGGAGTCACCACATCATAAACTCTGGACTTGTGACCCATATCTGTATCCCAGTCAGGAGGAGACTTCcatggaagaggaggaagagggaaaagaagaagaggaggaagaagaagaggaagagcaagagGGGGAAAGGACACAGGAACAGCTGTCTAACATAGAAGTATCTAGAGCCTCTAGCAAGGCAGTCCTTCTGTCTGACCCTCGAGACATCTCTGAGGGTTTGGTTAATCCTGCCTTTTCTCAGGACAATAGCCAACCAAGTTCTCGGTCGAGATCTTCCAGCCAGCGGGGAAGACCTTTGAAATCCCCCAGGTGGGCATGTCTCCCCAGGGACCGTCCCTATGGCTGCTGCAGGTCTCTGTCATCGAGCGTGGAAAATATGACTTTCTCTGGGGCACCTCTCAGTCCGATGAGGGGATCACATCCCTCTCTTAATGAACCAATGAACAAAGACAGTTTGTCTGGTGGGAGGGGCATTAGGGATGCCACATCGCTACAATGTAGCAGGAGCAGAG AGTGGTCCAAGTCCTCTGACTTCAATCAAGTCTTGGACAGCAGAGGCAAAGCCCAGAGCAGGAAGACTGTGAAAATACTAGAAAGCAGTCCAGATACT GTACCCATGCAGTCCCATTTGTTAGATGCCGGCTGGAGAAGGCAACGGTGGCTGAGAGGAGAACCTACATGTTGGTCGGCTTCAACCAGCCTCAGTCAGCTCA ATTTTGAACCCATGGATTTGTTGCAGAAGCAAGTGTTTTCCCACCAG GATGTGTGGAGCCCCACTCATTCAGCATGGAACAGCTGGGCCAGATCCATGAGCCGTAGGTCTCC TTTACAGAGTGGCATTGCCGCTGAAG CCAAGAGCTCCTCGATCCAGTCCACTGAAAATTTGTATCCGCACTATTCAG CCATGGAGAGAAACAATCTGATGAGACTGGCTCACACCATCCCCTTCACTCCTGTTTCCATTTtag GAGGTGAGGAGGTAAGCATCTACTCTCTGGAGGAGGTACCCTCTGATGCTGACCCTGAATCCAGCACAGTCTCCTCCTGGTCATCACGAGGCCTGTCTGCAATGCTGCAGCCCCTCTCCAGTGAGGAAGGCTCTTTGGATGGGGGACTCCGGCTGGGCTGCAGGGTGTTGTGTACCTGGGCAGAAGGGGATGTGCTCAGACCTGGCCTGGTATACGTGGTCAAAGCCTTCAGGCCAGAGGTGGTTCGTGCCTGGCAGAGGTACTTTCATGGTAGCACGGCACTGCAGCTTTGTTTAAGG GAGAtccagcagcagagagcagccCAGAAGATGATGCAAGTATTCAACCATGTCAAACCTGATGATATGCAGTACTCaccaag ATTTCTTGATGTTTCACTGGTCCTCTGGCATTCAAATGGCCAGTGGCTGACTATTGAGAGAAACATGTCTGGTGACTTCAGGaagtacaacaacaacacaggagAAGAGATCACCCCCTGCTGTTCACTGGAAGAAGTGCTGCTATCGTTCTCCCACTGGACCTATGAGTACTCAAGCAGGGAGCTGCTGGTGCTCGATATACAAG GAGTAGGAGAGGAGCTGACTGATCCAACTGTCATTATGGCAGATGACCAAAG TGGTAGCAGGGGTGAGATGCTTTTTGGTCCTGATAACCTTGGAGATGCTGCCATCAACGGTTTCCTGCAGAAACACTCTTGCAGCGCCTGCTGCCGCAGACTGGGCCTAGAAG ATTTAAGGAAGCGTCTGGACAGCTGCGAGAATGGCAGTGAGGCAGAGCAGACATCGGGGAAAGAAGAACAAGGAGCCGATGAAACAGTGTAA